From Terriglobia bacterium:
CCGCCAGCATCACGAGGATATTGCCGAGGACGCGATCGCCTCTGGTGACGTCCGCCATATTCAAGCCGTCGACACTGACGAGCAAGACGCCGCCGAGCGTGATCGCACCGCCGGCCAGCCTCCGCGAATTGAGCCGCTCGCCCAGAAACCACATCGCGAATGCAATGGTCGAAAGCATCTCGATGTTGACGACAAGTCCCGCCACATTTGCAGCCGTACGCTGCAAACCATAGTTGTATAAGACAAAGTCCGCCCCGAGGCCCGCGCCGGCCAGCCAGGTCCAGAGATCCGCCACAAACCATCGCGTACCGGGACCCGCCAGAACCCGAAACAGGACAGCCGCAACCGCCAGGCGCACAAAAGACAGGAACTCGGGACTGAATCCCTCCAGCGCTCCCTTTGTGACGACCGGAGTGAGCCCCCAAAGCCCGGCGGAAATGAGCGCCAGAAAAACACCTTCACTATGGTGAGCCGCATGTTTCACGAGGCAAGTGTAGACGATAGCCAAGTGGCGATAGAAGATGGTGACCCTCGCCGGGCCATTTGTTCACCAGACTGCAGATGCCCGCTTCCACTTCCGCGCCGCGTCCTCCGAAGACTCATAGAAGACTCATAGAAGGCTGCAAACCCACCAGAACCCCCATCAGGCCAGGATTATCGCGGATCGCGCGCGACATACTGCAGCCCAACGAACCCTTCAAGCGTCAAAAGCATTTTCGGCGAAAGAATTGCTAAATTCTAGAGTCGTATGCCGATATGTTCAAAATCATAGACGAGCGGCGATGATTAAAAGAGGTAGAAGATGTCGCACGAGGAATCTGCAGCTCCGGAGGGCTTACCTGAAAACTGGACTCCATTAGAAAATCGGCGGGATTGGTGGAAACCGTTCCGAATCAATCTTCTAATCATTAAAAATAACTCGCGATGGGTGATGCTGACGGTCATCCCCGTCCTTCTGGCAACCATCGGCCTGTTTGAAGCACGTACATCTGAAATCGAAGCGAGAATTCTGTCGTCGCTCGCATCCAAGCTTTCCTACACGGTCCAGCCGGGGCCGAGCCCGACGATCACCTTTCCGCTTGGCGGCCCCTTCAACGAACAACGCGGTTACGCAGGACTCCCGGAATTCGAGCACCGGCTGACGGATGCGGGGTTCCGCGTAGTGGCACAGGCCCGCCTTTCTCCGGAACTCGAACGTCTCGCCCGCTGGCGGATTACTCCACCCTTCCGGGAACCCGCCGTGACAGGTCTGGTCGTCCGTGGAGAAAACAGCACGGTGCTCTATGATGCCGGCGCCCGCGAACAGGCCTTCAAAACCTATGCCGACATCCCTACTCCGGTCGTCAAGGCGCTGCTGCTCGTCGAAAACCGGGAATTGGATGAGGATTCGGACTTCGCGACTCGCAATCCCGTGGTCGACTGGGGACGCCTGGGCAAGGCCGGACTGATGTACGCCGGCCACAAGATCGGACTTCCCCTCCCTGTGGAAGGCGGCAGCACGCTGGCGACACAGATCGAGAAGTTTCGCTACGCCGATGGCGGCCGGACGAATTCCGCCGCAGACAAACTGCGCCAGATGCTCAGCGCCAGCCTTCGCGTCTACCGCTCCGGGCCGGACACCCGCGCCGAGCGCCGTGAAATCGTTCTGGATTACGTGAACTCCGTCCCGCTCGCCGCCGCCCCCGAGTATGGCGAAGTTTATGGCATGGGGAACGGACTGTACGCCTGGTTCGGCATGGACCTCGCCGAAACGCGCGCCGTCTTTTCCGGGCCGGCTCCCTCTCCAGACAAGGCTCGCGCCTTCAAACACATGATGGCGCTGATCTGCGCCGCCCGCGCGCCATCCTTTTATCTGGCGCAAAATCGCGGCGCTCTTGAAACGCGCGTCGACTTCTATGTCCGGCAACTGGAAACCGATGGCACCATCTCCAGCGATTTCGCACGCGCTGTGGAAGCAACTCCTCTCGAGTTCCTGCCGCATGCGCCACTGCCTCAATCCGTACCCTTTGTCGAACGGAAAGCGACGAACGCCCTCCGCGCTCACCTCCTGGCCGATCTCGGCATACCGGATTTGTACACGCTGGATCGCCTGCACCTGGACGCCGACACCACGCTGAATGTTCCGCTGCAAAACCAGGTGCTCCGGCTCCTGGGACAAATGCAGGATCCCGCTTTCGTTCAGGCCCAGGGTCTTCGAAACGACAAATACCTGTTCATGCGCGGCGATCCGTCCCAGGTAACCTACAGCTTCACGCTGTTCGAGCGGACACCCGAAGGCAACCTGCTTCGCGTACAAGCCGATACCCTGAATCAGCCTTTCGATCTGAACGAAGGAATGAAACTCGAACTGGGCAGTACGGCCAAGCTGCGCACCCTGGCTCACTATCTCGAACTCATCGCTTCGCTTTATCAGGGCTACCATGGCCTCGACGCCGCAACTCTGGCATCCAAGGTCAAGTCGGCTCCCGATCCGATTACGCAGTGGACGGCGGATACGATGCGCGCGAATCCGGATATCACTCTCGCGTCGCTTCTCGACCAGTCCCTCGACCGCCAGTATTCCGGCAATCCTGGTGAGGTCTTCTTTACCGGCGGAGGCGCACACGTCTTCGCCAATTTCGACAAAGAGGAAAACTCTAGAAATTTCACGTTGCGTGAGGGCCTGGCCCAATCGGTTAATCTCGTCTATATCCGTTTGATGCGGGACCTCGTGCGGTTTCATGAAGCGCGCTTGTCGTACAACACCGACACGATCCTGAACGATTCGGACAATCCGGTTCGCCTCAAAATGCTTGGCGAGATCGCAGACAAGGAATCGCAGCACATCCTGTTCGACGCATTCAAGGATTACCGGGGCCTGGATGAGCAGGCGATCGTCGACAAGATTCTCGGAAGCCGGAACACATCGCAGCGCCAGCTGGCGATGCTCTTCTTCGCCTGGAACCCCGGCGCCGGCGCGGACAAACTCGCACAGTGGCTTGCGGCGCGGCACGCTGCCGTTACCCCGGAGGAAGCAGCCAAATTGCTCAAGTCCTATGACCCGAGCCGCCTGAACATCTCCGATTACGGTTATCTATTGAGCCGCCATCCTCTCGATGTCTGGGCCTCCGGCCAGATGGCCAATCAGCCCTCGATGACATGGAACGACTTGTTCAAGAAAAGCGCCGACGCCCGTCAGGTCACTGCAAAATGGCTTTTCCAGACCAAGAACCGCCGGGCGCAGGACCTCCGGATCCGGATCCGGATCGAAGAGGATGCCTTCGCCCGGATGACCCCGTACTGGCAGCGGCTCGCGTTTCCTTTCGATCATCTCGTGCCCTCCTATGCGACGGCGATTGGAAGCTCTGCGGATCGTCCGGTGGCTCTGGCCGAGTTGATGGGCATTATTCTCAACGGCGGTGTACGCCTGCCGATTCAGCGCCTTGAAAAGTTGCGCTTCGCGGCGGACACTCCATATGAAACCGTCTTTGAACCGCAGCAGCAGTCCGGCGAACGCGTCATGGAGCCGGAAGTCGCTCATGCTTTGCATGACGTCGTGATCGGCGTCGTGCAGAACGGAACCGCCAGCCGGCTGGTGCACGCCTTTCGCGAACCTGACGGAAAGGAAATCGTCACCGGCGGAAAGACGGGCTCCGGCGACAACGAATACAAAACCCGCCGGTTTAACAAGGTTATCAGCCGCACCGGCACCTTCGTGTTTTACATCGGAGATAAATATTTCGGAGTCGTCACGGCCTACGTCGCCGGCTCCAAAGCCGCCAGTTACGGATTCACAAGCGCACTTCCCGTGACTGCATTGAAGCTGCTGGCGCCGACGCTGATGTCGACGCTGCCCAACATCGCGGAGAACTGAGACAAAAGAATCAGACACAAAAGGCACAAAGGGAGAGAGGGTGGGGGCACGCTCACACCACCTCGTACCATGAACTGCGGCCGCGGCCGAGAAGCCGCAGCCGCCCGGCTTGAACGAGCTGGCGGAAATGCAGCTTCAGCGTGTTCCGATTGGTCTGCGTCAGCTTCACGGCGTCCGATAACGTGAGCTTGCCGTGCTGTTTCACAAGCTCGAGCAATTGTTCGTCGAGTGCCGGGAGCGCCCCCATGAGCTTCTCCCGCTCGACCTTTTCCGCCAGGGCATTCTTCTGTTCCACGAGTGACTGAAGGAAAAATCGAATCCAGTCCATGAGACGGGATTCATCCCTATCCAACGTGCCCTGCGCGCTTCGCAGCGCACGGTAATACTGCTCCCGGTTTTCTTCGACAACGCGCTCGAGCGAACTGTACGGCGCGTACGCGTATCCGGTCCACAACAGGAGAAGGTTCGTGAGCACGCGCGCAAGCCGGCCATTGCCATCCTGAAACGGATGGATCGCCAGGAACCGCACCACAAACACGGCAACGACAAGGAGAGGATGATGCGTGTGGCCCGCCAGCTCCCGGTTCGTATATGCCACCAGCTCCTGCATCAATCGCGGAGTATCAAAAGGCGCTGCGGTTTCGAAAATAACGCCGACGCTCCGGCCGTGCGCATCGAAAGCCTCGACATTGTTCACCAGCGTCTTGTAGTTGCCCCGATGATGTTCGTCCCGGTTCGAAAATTTCAGCAGTATCCCGTGGAGCTGCTTGATGTAGTTCTCCGTCAGCGGAATTTCGCGCCACGAATCGAAGACCAGCTTCGTCGCCTCGGCATAGCCCGCGACCTCCTGTTCGTCCCGCGTCCGGAAGGACCCGAGATCCAGATTGGACAGCAGCATGTCGACCTCGCGATCCGTCAACTTTGCGCCTTCGATGCGGGTCGAGGCCCCGACCGACTCGACCGTCGCGATCTGCTTCAGAGTGGCCAGCCGTTCCGGCGCAAGCGTGCCGAACGCCTTCCAGGCGCCTTTGAACTCGTCAATCTCACCCACAAGCCTCAGAAGGTCGGATGTAAGTATCAGATTCTTAAATGGATCCAATGGCATATCCGCAATTATACCCGAATCTACCCGCAAGCATGGATTGGGTGTTTTCGGGTATAGCTGCGGGTATAATGTTTCGCATGACGACGCTAGGGTTTCAGAAATGAAAATGATGCGGGTTCACGTAACGGTTTGGCTGGTGTTGTTGCTCGTTGGTTTGGGCGCCGGATTCATTCCGGAATATCTCAAGAATCGGGAATTGCGGGCACAGCTCGAAAACCCGCAAAAGGCGATCGATGCCCTGAACCTTCAAATTCAGCTCTCCGAATTACGGGACGACGCAAGCCTGGCGCTCCTCGAAATCTCGCGTCAGAACTTCGGATTGGCCCGAGACCACGTGAGCGAGTACTACGGCAAGTTGAAAGATTTGACCGATACAGTACAGGATCCTGCCCTCAAGAAATCGCTTCAGGATCTTTCGATGACCCGCGATACCATCAACACCAACCTCTCCACAACGAATGCCGCCTCGCTTGCAGCCTGGCAACCCGTTGTCCTGAAAACCTTCGAAGTCACAAAGAGCGCCAAGTGAAGAGATGATTAGCCACAAAAGGCACAAAAGGGAGCCCGGGTGTTTCCCCCTTTGTGCCTTTTGTGGCTGATTTTTTACTTCCCTACAATGTGGGCGCGATCCTTTTCGTTTTCGCAGATGCTCTCGATGAGTTCGGTATCCGGAAGCAGGTTGAACGGTATGCTCACGGACCATGGCTTGGTGTAGGCCTTGGGATCATCAAAGGTGATTTCAACGTCCAGATGACCGAAATCGGGCCGCCGGAAGCGTTCGGTAACGCGCAGCGCCTCGGTATGCGGATGCCCCGGATCATCGAACCAGCTTTTGTCGTTGAATCCGATCGTTTCGGCAACGAATATATCTCCGTCCCAGCGCCCGATGGAGTAACCAAACCAGCTCGGGCTGGCATCCGCCGGAAAACGGCGGCCATCTGTAAAGATCTGACGGAAGTGATTAAATTCCTCGTAGAGAATGACCATTTCACCCGGAGTCTGAACGATCTTGAAGGGTGAGTTCGGAACCAGCATCCCATCCGGAATCCCGTGTGGAATGCATCGCTCGGAAGGGCGATCTTTGCCGAGCGATTCCGCGCGCTGCCTGTATAGTTCCGCTGCCGATGGCTGGAACGGCGCTTCGCCGATACCGGTGGTGATATCGAATAAGTATTTGTTCGTCCCGACCCGCCAGATTCCTGAAAGATTCGGTTTTCCCTCGGCGGTCTTCGGCGCGGGCGCGGAAAGATCGGGCTTGCCGTCCGGTGTGCGTGGAGTATTGGGAAGCGCGAGAGCGATCCATTGGGCAAGAAAGACGGCGAGCAATCCAGGCATGATCACTTCCCTACGCGGTGCTGCCAGTCCAACTCGTTCTCGCAGACACTCTCCATAATTTCGTTGTCGGCAAACAGCTCGAAATGAAACGTAACATCCCAAGGGCGCAGGTACGCTTTCGGATCGTCGATCGTGAGTTGCATGTCCAGATGTCCGAAGTCACGGCGCCGGAAACGCTCGATCGCATGATATGCATCGCTGTGGGGATGCCCGCCGTCATCGAGGTAGGTCTGGTCATTGAGACCGCGGGTATCGACGACGAAGGTATCGCCTTCCCACTTTCCGATCGAATATCCGAGCCACGTGGGATCCATCTGCTTCGGGAAGTCACGGCCGTCGGTGAATACCTGCCGGAAGCGGCCCTGGTTTTCGTAAAGAATCAGGGTGACGCCGGGCGTTTGCAGGATCTTGAACGGAGTTGCGGGCACCAGCATCGCATCGGGAATTCCGTGCGGAAGGCATCGTCCGGACGGCCGATCCTTGCTGAAGTTTGCCTGCCGCTCCTTATATAAAGCCGCTGCCGCAGGTTGAAACTCCACAACGATGCCGTCGGCAGCGATATTGTCGAGGTACTTTCCGTCAGGATTCCGCCAGAGGCCGGAGAGGTCGGGTTTGCCGTCGGCAGTCTTTGGCAGCGGGGCGGTCAGATTCGGTTTGCCGTCGGGAGTCCGTGGAGTGTTGGGTAGCGGAACATTCACCCACTGGAAAAGAAGAAAGAAAACCGCTGCAAATGAACTCATGTCATTGATTGCGGTAAATGAATCAGCCACAAAAGGCACAGAAGGGAAACCATTAGCTCCCTGTGTGCCTTTTGTGGCTAACTTCTTCGCCGAATTGCGGCCTAGTCTCTACGGAGCTTGAACGTCGCTTTGGTGTTGCCGTAGTTCCAGGTACCGGTAATTGTACGGTTGTACGATCCGATGTTTTCGAGCTTGCCATCGGCGACGAAATGAGCGGCTTGCCCTTTATCGTCTTTGCCGTCGGCTTCGATATGGACCGTCCATTTGGACGAATCCAGTGTGCAGACTTTCAATGGGTATGAATCGGGACCGGGATTCACAAGGCCTTTGACTTCCTTGCCGTCCCAGTTCAATTCGACAGTCAGGTGGTTCCGGTTGGCGGTTCCTACTCCGTAGTCGCCGTACCAGGTACCGGTCAAAGGATGACCTTCCTGAGCAAGTCCGGAAACAGTTAAAGCCAGGCCGGCTAAAAGGCAAACAGCAAAGGCTGTTTTCAATCGCATCTTACCTCCAGAAAAATTACGGAACGATGACACTTGTACGATCGACTTTCTCCTGTTCGCCGACGAGCAGCACAGGAGCGAAGTTATTGTCTTGGCAAACGTATTCGAAAAGTTCTGCGCCGGCACTCCAACGCATCGTCGCCGAACTCGTCCAGGGCGCTGTATAAGCGCCAGGATCATCTACGGTGACTTCGTATTTCAACGTGTTGTGATCGGTACGGGTAAACCTCTCGACATAATGCAGTTTTTCAGTGTGCGGCGAGCCTGCGCGATCCATCCAGAAGCCTTCATTGAAGCCGGTATTGTCGACGACCAAGGTGTCGCCTTCCCAATGTCCGCGCGAATCGCCGTAATAACTCGGAACGAGATTGGCGGGATGGGGCTTCCCATCCATATAGATGATGCGGTACGTGTGTGGGCCGCCGATGTCGAAAATGTAAATCCTCTGCAGATCAGGCATCTCGACGATTTCGGTGCCGTAGGGTGTCACGAATTGGCGCGCGCCGCCAGAAGGTTTGCAGCGTGTATGCGGTTCGAATTCGTTATTTCGGCGATACTCGACAAGAGCCTTCGCCCACGGCTGGAACGGCGTTTCAGTTCTTGGTGGTTGATTGGCCTGGCCACCACCAATCCCGCCGCCACGGCCTTGACCACCACGTCCCTGCGCATTCGATCCTTGACCTGCTGCTTGACCTGCCCCGGGGTTCAGGTTCACTTGACGGTTCGGTGTCGGATCGAACGAGAGGCTGCCGCAGCAAGATCCCCAAGTCCCGTTCTCATCAGGACCGGCGCCCAAACGCGGATGTCCATCGGGCCACCGGGGTGTGGGTTTTGCAGGCACATTGGCCTGATTGCCACGCCCACCGCCACGGCCACCCCGACCACCAGCCGGCTGGTTACCCAGGAAAGTCTGGCCGGCCCCGCCTTGAGGCTGATCCGCCTGAGGCTGCTGGCCCTGAGCTCGTTGCCCCTGCGCGTGCAATAAAGACGGCACGGCGAGCACAATAATGAGCGCCAGCACGAGTGCTGCAGACGCAATAACTACTTTTCTCATTGAAATCCTCCTGAGCGATTTCACGGCCGATTGTCCTGACAATAATAAACCGGCATCTCTTCTCCAGCAACCCACTTCAGGGTCCAGTTGCTGGTCCACTGCTTCGTATATGCGCCCGGATCATCGACAGTCACCTCGTACTTCAAGGTGTTCATGTCGGAACGCGTAAAGCGTTCAGTCAGGTGCAACTGATCTGTATGCGGCAGACCGCCATTGCTCATCCAGAACTTCTCATTGAAACCTTTGGTATCTACAACGAACGCGTCGCCTTCCCACTTTCCATCGGCGCGGCCGTAATACAGCGGATTGTCGGCATCGCCTCGAAGTTGGCCTTTTTGCTCTCGTCCATCCGTGTAGATGATGCGATAGTTTCGATTGCCGCTTCCGATGAGCACAAAGATGCGCTTCTTGTCGCGGTCTTCCGAGAACTGAATGCCATAAGCTTCCTGAAACTGCCGCGGCCCGCCCGGCGGTTTGCAGAACTGGAACTGCGGATCGTCTTTCAAGAAGTCCCGCTGACGCAGCTCGAACAGATCCAGCGCCCACTTCTGAAAGGGCGCAACCTTCGGCGCGTCTGCAATGTTTTTCAGGAGTCCATACTTATCGACCTGAACATTCGCTCCGGTTTGCGCCAGAAACGTGACGGTGGGCTCGCCCCAATATCCCGTCTGTCCGGGAACAGGACCCAAGCGCGGCTGTCCGTCGGGCCAGCGCGGAGTCGGCGCGGAAGCGCCTCCGGCAGGCTTCGAGGCAGTGGCGACATCAAACAGTTTCTTATTATTGCTGGCCATCACGACGGAATTGGCCCATACCTGCCGGCTGCCGTCCCGCGCCGCAATACCTTGCACCGTCAACGAATCGCCGGGCTTCACGCTGTCCCGCCCCCACCCGGATTTGCCGAGTTCCGCGGGGCTTTCGAGTTCGACGGCCCAGTTCGCCACAGCATTTCCGCTGCCTACATTGATGAAAATGTGGGCGTGGGGATTCGCCCAGTCCAGCTTGGTGACCGTCCCCTTCAAGGTCATCGGTTTCTTATCATCGAATTTGGCAAGGATTTCGTGATGCGCGAATAAGGGTGCCGCGGCAAAAAAAGCGCCAAGGGCAACGGCCACTGCGCCGCAGACGCGATACTTCATTGTGATTCCTCCCGTGTCGGGTCTTGTTTACAAGAACCACCCTGGTATGTCAATACCTAGTGCAGATTATGGAATACTTTTTCGCGTGTCCTTATTGTGGTGAAGAGATTTCAATGGTGCTCGACACATCGGTGCGGAGCCAGACCTATGTCGAAGACTGTGAAGTCTGCTGCCGGCCCATACAGATTCGATACGTCGTCCACGGTGAGGACGTCGTCGAATTTGAGGCGAAGACAGGGAAATAGCTTTGGTTCTATTGGAAATTCGAGATTAGAAATTCGAAATCGGACGATCGGATTTAAAATTTCGAATCTCGAATTTCCAGTAGATCCCCTTCCCTATGGCAGCGTATAAGCGACCAGAGCAGACGCCGTCCGGGTGGCGGCATTGCCTTCCACCGCGACGACAACGTATTGCTTCCCCTTGTAGATGTAGGTCATCGGTACGCCCGTCGGGGGACCGGGCTGCGTCTGCGTTTCCCAGATCAACGCGCCGGTCTTCTTGTCGAAGGCGCGGAAGGCGGGCTCCGTTTCGTAACCGGATCCGGCAAACAACAGCGTCTTCGTCGCCATGAGCAGCGGCGCCCGGCCGACACTCCCGGTTTGCGGAAGCTTCACGCCTTTGAGCAGCGGATGATTCGTTACCCACTCCGGCGTGCCGCCGTTCGGGACCTGCCAGAGCGTGTCGCCAGTGTTGAGGTTGATGGCGGTGATTCGCGTCCATGGCGGTTTGACAATCGGCAACCGTTGGATCGTTGGGGCGACGCTGGCCGTACCGGTCATTTCGATATCGGTCTCCCCTGGATTTGGTTTTTGCAGGCCATAGACAGCGGTGTCGGTGCGTGTGGCAGAACCGACGTACAGGAACCCGGTCTCAGGATCGAGCGCACCACCTTCCCAATCGACGCCGCCCGAACCGGGGAATGTCAGCGTGCCTTTCGTACCTTTGGCCGGATCTACCACGGACGGAGGCGTGAACATCGGCCCCAGACGAAAACCCTTCACCGCGTCGAGCGCCATCTGCTTGAGCTGCGGCGTGAAGTCGATCAGGTCGCTTTCGCTCATGCCCTGTCTATCGACGGCGGCGGGCTTGATCGGAAATGGCTGTGTTGGGGATGTCTTCTCCCCCGGGGCATCGCTCTGGGGAACCGGACGCTCTTCGATCGGAAAAACCGGCTGGCCGTTGGTCCGGTCGAAGACGAACGCGAAGGCCTGCTTCGTCAACTGCACAACCGCTTTGACCGGTCTGCCGTTAACGGTAATGTCCGCCAGGATCGGCGCGGTCGGCATGTCGTAGTCCCAGATATCGTGATGCGTCAACTGGTAATGCCAGATCCGTTTGCCGGTCTTGATGTCGAGGCAAACGATGGACGACGAAAACAAATTGTTCCCGGGGCGCTGTCCGCCGTACTGATCGCCGGTCGCGCCCTCAACCGGAATATAGACATACCCCAGCTGTTCATCGACGGTAAAGGGGGCCCAGGCGCCCGTATGCCCGGTATAGATATTCGACCCGTTCAGCCACGTCTCTTCGCCGAACTCGCCATTCCGTGGAATCGTATGGAAGCTCCACAACTTTTTCCCGGTCCGCACATCGAACGCGAGCATGTCGGCCTTCGTGGCCTTCATCGATTTCACCACCCGGGCGTTTTCCAGGGCGGTCGGAATGATGGCGACGTTGCCGAAGACCAATGGCGGCGACGTATTCATCAAATGGGCCACGGACGGATTGAAGTTGGCGTCCTTTTCAAGCTGCTCGGTGAGATCGACGATGCCCTTGTTTCCGAACACGGCGTCGGGCTGCCCGGTCCTGGCATCGAGCGCGATGAGTTCGTAACCCGGTGTGACCGTCAGGATCTTCGACTGGCGGCCATCGCTCCAGTATGCGAGGCCGCGGTTGTTTTTCCGAACGCCGGTTATGCGGTCCGTTGGCTCCGGATACCTGTAGACCCACAACGTCTCACCCGTCGCGGGATCGGCCGCGATCACAGCGCGCCTGTCGCCCGCCGCGAAATATAGAACTCCGTTCACCATCAACGGAGTGTTCTCATTCTTCATTTCCGGCGCAGCGCCGAAGTTGTCGCTCTTCCATACCCATGCAATTTTCAGGTTTTTGACGTTCTGCGCGTTGATTTGATCGAGCGGCGAGTATCGCGTGTTACCCCCGTCACCGCCCCACGTGCGCCACTCTCCATTCTTCGCACCTTGTTGCGCAACGATCGTCGCCGCCGCCAGAAGCAGCGAAAGAACAACGAAGACAGAACGCCTCATGTTGTTTCTCCTCAGGTAAAGGTTGCACGAAGATATTCGACACGTTTCGTTCAAGTCAAGGTGTACAATTCGCGGCAATCCATCGCACAAGGAGGGGAGCATGAAACGTAACCTGTACGTTGGCGCCATCTTTTTATCGCTGCTCGGCACGCTCATCGTCGCGAGCGTTTTCCTGCAAAAAAGGGCTGCCGTCGAGGCCGCCGGCACCATGGCTCCGCGCTTCGAAGTCGATCCGCTGTGGCCAAAGCCTCTGCCGAACCATTGGATTATGGGCCAGACCATCGGCGTATCCGTCGACGCGCAGGATCATGTCTGGATCATTCATCGCGCCGGCTCACTCGAGGATGGCGAAAAGCATGCCACGACGACCCCGCCGATCGCGCAGTGCTGCGCCCCAGCACCGCCTGTTCTGGAGTTCGATCAGGATGGCAATCTGATCGCGAGCTGGGGAGGGCCTGGACCCGGCTATGACTGGCCGGAGTCGAATCACGGCATCACAATCGACTACAAAGGCAATGTCTGGATCGGCGGTAACGGCAATGTCCTGCCGAAAGGCGGCCAGCGTGCCGCCGCCGGCGGGCAAGTTCAGGAGGAGGGGCAGTCGGGCGGACTGATGGGCACCAACGACGCGATGATCCTGAAGTTCACGCAAGCCGGAAAGCTTCTGATGC
This genomic window contains:
- a CDS encoding CPXCG motif-containing cysteine-rich protein — protein: MMEYFFACPYCGEEISMVLDTSVRSQTYVEDCEVCCRPIQIRYVVHGEDVVEFEAKTGK
- a CDS encoding Fic family protein, which gives rise to MPLDPFKNLILTSDLLRLVGEIDEFKGAWKAFGTLAPERLATLKQIATVESVGASTRIEGAKLTDREVDMLLSNLDLGSFRTRDEQEVAGYAEATKLVFDSWREIPLTENYIKQLHGILLKFSNRDEHHRGNYKTLVNNVEAFDAHGRSVGVIFETAAPFDTPRLMQELVAYTNRELAGHTHHPLLVVAVFVVRFLAIHPFQDGNGRLARVLTNLLLLWTGYAYAPYSSLERVVEENREQYYRALRSAQGTLDRDESRLMDWIRFFLQSLVEQKNALAEKVEREKLMGALPALDEQLLELVKQHGKLTLSDAVKLTQTNRNTLKLHFRQLVQAGRLRLLGRGRSSWYEVV
- a CDS encoding PQQ-binding-like beta-propeller repeat protein, whose protein sequence is MRRSVFVVLSLLLAAATIVAQQGAKNGEWRTWGGDGGNTRYSPLDQINAQNVKNLKIAWVWKSDNFGAAPEMKNENTPLMVNGVLYFAAGDRRAVIAADPATGETLWVYRYPEPTDRITGVRKNNRGLAYWSDGRQSKILTVTPGYELIALDARTGQPDAVFGNKGIVDLTEQLEKDANFNPSVAHLMNTSPPLVFGNVAIIPTALENARVVKSMKATKADMLAFDVRTGKKLWSFHTIPRNGEFGEETWLNGSNIYTGHTGAWAPFTVDEQLGYVYIPVEGATGDQYGGQRPGNNLFSSSIVCLDIKTGKRIWHYQLTHHDIWDYDMPTAPILADITVNGRPVKAVVQLTKQAFAFVFDRTNGQPVFPIEERPVPQSDAPGEKTSPTQPFPIKPAAVDRQGMSESDLIDFTPQLKQMALDAVKGFRLGPMFTPPSVVDPAKGTKGTLTFPGSGGVDWEGGALDPETGFLYVGSATRTDTAVYGLQKPNPGETDIEMTGTASVAPTIQRLPIVKPPWTRITAINLNTGDTLWQVPNGGTPEWVTNHPLLKGVKLPQTGSVGRAPLLMATKTLLFAGSGYETEPAFRAFDKKTGALIWETQTQPGPPTGVPMTYIYKGKQYVVVAVEGNAATRTASALVAYTLP
- a CDS encoding transglycosylase domain-containing protein: MSHEESAAPEGLPENWTPLENRRDWWKPFRINLLIIKNNSRWVMLTVIPVLLATIGLFEARTSEIEARILSSLASKLSYTVQPGPSPTITFPLGGPFNEQRGYAGLPEFEHRLTDAGFRVVAQARLSPELERLARWRITPPFREPAVTGLVVRGENSTVLYDAGAREQAFKTYADIPTPVVKALLLVENRELDEDSDFATRNPVVDWGRLGKAGLMYAGHKIGLPLPVEGGSTLATQIEKFRYADGGRTNSAADKLRQMLSASLRVYRSGPDTRAERREIVLDYVNSVPLAAAPEYGEVYGMGNGLYAWFGMDLAETRAVFSGPAPSPDKARAFKHMMALICAARAPSFYLAQNRGALETRVDFYVRQLETDGTISSDFARAVEATPLEFLPHAPLPQSVPFVERKATNALRAHLLADLGIPDLYTLDRLHLDADTTLNVPLQNQVLRLLGQMQDPAFVQAQGLRNDKYLFMRGDPSQVTYSFTLFERTPEGNLLRVQADTLNQPFDLNEGMKLELGSTAKLRTLAHYLELIASLYQGYHGLDAATLASKVKSAPDPITQWTADTMRANPDITLASLLDQSLDRQYSGNPGEVFFTGGGAHVFANFDKEENSRNFTLREGLAQSVNLVYIRLMRDLVRFHEARLSYNTDTILNDSDNPVRLKMLGEIADKESQHILFDAFKDYRGLDEQAIVDKILGSRNTSQRQLAMLFFAWNPGAGADKLAQWLAARHAAVTPEEAAKLLKSYDPSRLNISDYGYLLSRHPLDVWASGQMANQPSMTWNDLFKKSADARQVTAKWLFQTKNRRAQDLRIRIRIEEDAFARMTPYWQRLAFPFDHLVPSYATAIGSSADRPVALAELMGIILNGGVRLPIQRLEKLRFAADTPYETVFEPQQQSGERVMEPEVAHALHDVVIGVVQNGTASRLVHAFREPDGKEIVTGGKTGSGDNEYKTRRFNKVISRTGTFVFYIGDKYFGVVTAYVAGSKAASYGFTSALPVTALKLLAPTLMSTLPNIAEN
- a CDS encoding DUF6152 family protein gives rise to the protein MKYRVCGAVAVALGAFFAAAPLFAHHEILAKFDDKKPMTLKGTVTKLDWANPHAHIFINVGSGNAVANWAVELESPAELGKSGWGRDSVKPGDSLTVQGIAARDGSRQVWANSVVMASNNKKLFDVATASKPAGGASAPTPRWPDGQPRLGPVPGQTGYWGEPTVTFLAQTGANVQVDKYGLLKNIADAPKVAPFQKWALDLFELRQRDFLKDDPQFQFCKPPGGPRQFQEAYGIQFSEDRDKKRIFVLIGSGNRNYRIIYTDGREQKGQLRGDADNPLYYGRADGKWEGDAFVVDTKGFNEKFWMSNGGLPHTDQLHLTERFTRSDMNTLKYEVTVDDPGAYTKQWTSNWTLKWVAGEEMPVYYCQDNRP
- a CDS encoding DMT family transporter, with the protein product MKHAAHHSEGVFLALISAGLWGLTPVVTKGALEGFSPEFLSFVRLAVAAVLFRVLAGPGTRWFVADLWTWLAGAGLGADFVLYNYGLQRTAANVAGLVVNIEMLSTIAFAMWFLGERLNSRRLAGGAITLGGVLLVSVDGLNMADVTRGDRVLGNILVMLAGISWSLYAVAQRRSTLAGGLFRRLTPIFSVAALITAPWMFRSGSLTVHAALSPVLMFIVLTIFGTGVVYWTYARAQELIDVSAASILLCTIPVFAVAFAYLLLHEPVTAQLIAGGVVILAGIGLIATEKAAVTEKIVQL